Genomic segment of Pseudodesulfovibrio sp. JC047:
AGACGCCTCCATCAGCCGTCTCCCCGTGGTAGACAGTGACGGGAAAATCATCGGCATCATCTCGGACAGAGATGTCAAGGACGCCTCTCCGTCCAAAGCCACCACACTGGACATGCACGAGCTGTATTACCTGCTCTCCGAAATCAAGATTCACGACATCATGACCAAGAAGCCGACCACCATCCGCTCGACAGATACCGTTGAAAAAGCGGCCGTTCTCATGCTGGAAGGCAACTTCGGCGGCCTGCCTGTCGTGGATGAAACTGGCGGCGTCGTCGGCATGGTCACAGACACCGACATATTCAAGGTACTCGTCGAAATATCAGGTGTTTACGAGGGAGGCGCACAGGTCTGTCTTCAGGTCTCCACTGAAACGGGAAGCCTGACCCCGGTCCTTGATTTTCTCAAGGAGCACAATGCCCGGATCATGAACATCATGACCCGCAACGTGCCGGAAAGCGAACGGATCAAGGACGTCTATATTCGCATCCGCGAAATGGACAAGCCGGAATTCAAACGCCTTCAAAAGGACATGGCCGAAAAATTTCAGGTCCAATACTGGGCCAAAGACCCGGTCCATACCGTGCTCTAATTCCCCCACTGCACACACTGGCCACGACCGAACGATTTCGGTCGTGGCCTTTTTCATGATATCGATAAACAAAT
This window contains:
- a CDS encoding CBS domain-containing protein; this translates as MLVANWMTPNVITISQDQSMMKASKVMKDASISRLPVVDSDGKIIGIISDRDVKDASPSKATTLDMHELYYLLSEIKIHDIMTKKPTTIRSTDTVEKAAVLMLEGNFGGLPVVDETGGVVGMVTDTDIFKVLVEISGVYEGGAQVCLQVSTETGSLTPVLDFLKEHNARIMNIMTRNVPESERIKDVYIRIREMDKPEFKRLQKDMAEKFQVQYWAKDPVHTVL